taattataacggttaacttactattttagataaAAAACTTACTTCCTTATTTTTAGGCATTATCTTATTTAGGTGGTTAGGTCCAACAGGAAATCAAATGATCGCTAAAAGTATAATAACCTATTATATCAGGTAAAAACTGTTTAGTTACCATAACGATAGTCACTACGgcattttccaacaataataatgCGAACAACTAAATATGATCAGATTCATAAAATAGGTCAAAGTTTTCAAGAAGAAGTGACATTGGtttaaatgaaagaaaaatctgCTTCTCCTCTGTATTGATCGGAGACATAAGAACTGGGGAAATTCCGATGATTTGCAACTAATACGTTAACAATAATCTCTGGCGTGCCCTACAAGGCCGCTTCCTTTTGATCCAATCACATGGTTTATCTTGAAGAAGCACTAAGAGCATCAATTACCAGCAGGAAGACACTTCTTCTTCCCATTTGGTAGGGAAAGAGAACAGGAACAATTAAAATCAGTGTAGATGGATCAAGAATTAGTCAGCCGTTCCATGACCAGGTTGACAACTGCAGGAGCATCAACAGTGACTGCCACCTTGACTGAGGGTTTATCTGACCATTCTGTAACTTCACCAAACCTGTTTCATCACAAAGTGGTAGAGCTAATGCTATCAATGAGATATTCAAAAGAAGCTAGATAAGACATTGTCCATTATAGGATGAGCAATCACACAGTTGCTCCTAAGGAGACAGTGGTACTAATTTTAATAATGAAACTATTATGGAAGAGCAATCATGATCGCTCCAGATGGTATTTTGGATGCATGCCATAAATCTAGTATAAATGGTATTTTCCTAGTAGTAGTTTAGAATGAAAGTATGGAAGAGCAATGAAGATCATCGCAGATGGTTGTTTTGGATGTACCTCTTTAATCTAATGCTAGAAATGGTTCTTTTGATAACCTGAGCTAATGTTCAATCTTTAGAAAGTTGCTACTTCCAGTGCATGTTCAATCTAAAGCTATAATGACTTGctcataaaataaaagaaatgaaaatttgtgAGACAGATTGAAACACATTCCCATGATTGATCACTACAAGTGGTTAGCTTGCAAAGTTTCCTGTTGTAAGTTCCATGTGCAAACAGATCACTCAAAACCATATTGAGCTAATCTTTAAATGATATAGCCAACATAAAATACTTATCAGCATATTTTGAAAACTCAACCAACAGGCATCAAACGCACACAAACAACTCATGATGCAGCTCCTCTCCATCATAAAATACTTAGCCTTCAGGAGATTTTCTCAGACAAATTGAGGCAAAAAACATGGGATGCTTAGACCCTATTCAAGTTTCACCACATCCGCATTTATGCTAAAGTATAGAACCATAGTGAATATCGAATACAGAGCATGCTGTCTCAATTCCAGTGTTTGAGAAAATGTTCATGCAATGAGCCGATGCCTAAAGCATATAGTCGGATGAATGCATTTCAATGTTTATGAGTATGCACAGATCATTAAGGTGACTTATAATGCAGCAAGGGTAAAAGGTTAAACAGAATAATATCCTTAATTTCCGGAGTTGAAAAGGATAAATCTTCAGCTTCCCTTTCTTGAAAAATTGACACTTCTACCCCTAAATGCTTCAAACACTATTGCTCCCATGACTGACAGTTGCATATATTTCCAATAATTATTCTTCCAATTAGTTGTCCACAAaatattttagttatttttgtgTAATTAACTAGATAATgtttatttttccaaattacaTCCAATTTCAGAATTGAGGAGGATATTCCTTACTTCTAACATCTTGCGGTTGAATTAACCTTTAAAAGTATTGCTGGTAATGGAATTTTCTTCCACCTGCAACTGTTCCTGAAGGTTATGTGCATTTTGCACACGACGTAATTCTGTTTATACATTGTGTAACTTACTTTCAACAATATATaattttagaacaaaattttatgGGTCCCACACATATTGTTAAAAACGAGGTACAAGATGAGATCTGTACCGTAcaattttttttggccaaaccTTGGCCGTGAACTGCTCAGGGACAGTCTGTCTGATGACCGTCCCTACCCCAGATCCTACTGTTAAGATGGGCCAAGCACATTTCTGACTCCTGAATCGATCCAAAGGCAAGTTTTGTTTCTGTTCAAAATTCTTTTCATTATTCCCGATTCCACTTTCGGTAAACAGTTCACAGTTGTCTTAGACATGTTTCTGGAAAACTTTGCTCCTTCATGTTAATTACTTGGGTGGATCTAGCAATATTCCCAGAAACTCACATATCTTCCAAAAGGCAACAAAGTAGATATGTAGCAACGGTTTATAACCTAATTTTGTATGTGTACCTCTGTCATTGTCATAAGGttacataaataaataagattgccaaaggaaaatttcaaatgaatCAGAGTACTCAGTATCTCAAGGAAATGATATATTGAAGTACATTTTTTACCTTTTCTGTTTGTTATAAAATAGAGTTAGACCCCGTGTAATGCCAGTAGTCTGTAAACGGACCACACCTTCTGTGTAGGTGATTAGTGAAGGAGTGACAGCAGCTAGAAGGGCAGTTGGGTCATGAAGGTAAACACCTGCATCATATCCAAATATTGAGTGTAATAGCTGAAAGAACAGGAGAGTATCATCTCTTTATTTCCAACCAAACCTTTGGTGCTGTAAGCATCATGATGATATGAATAGTACACATCCAAGATCTTGCACAAGTATTGAGCATACTTTCCATTGGACTCTGCCAACTTATCTCGATCAGCATCtacaaaggggaaaaagaaaaaaaaagagcaaagtcCCAGTGATGCAACTGTAGAAGGTAATGTCTTGTTACAAGATAATCAACAAATTTTCTTCAGCTGTAATAGTTGTATGCCTTATGCCATGTTTCCAAATGAAAAGAACATATGTCCTATGATGCAACTCAAACTGATCTACGACTCTGACTTGTCCCAAAAGAGCAGAGGGAATAACCTGGATATCCAGTGCAGCACAACCTGCCTAACAAACTCCCCAAAATTAATTCCGCAAGACAGAAAACAGAAAAGAATACCAGTGAAAAAAACTTGATGCGTGACATTGATTCCAACAGCCAGGACATCAGCTCCACTGGTAAAAACAACATCCGCTGCATCTGGATCTCCAAAAATCTAGTTCCCCAAGAAAATGTGAGaaacatttcaaccaaaatcaaggtGTGGGTTGCATATACAAAACAGGACATATGAACTGTAGCAACTCACGTTTGCTTCAGCTGCTGGATTGACGTTCCCATTTACTGCAAAAGCGCGGCCAAGAACAACAATCTGTTGTATGTTTTTGACAAAATGGGGATCTGATTGGATAGCCTGTATCAAAAATCATTCTACTTAAAAACTTTCCATTGAAATGTTGAGCAATTCATCTGATACATTGAGCAAACAGACCAAAGCAATATTCGTAAGAGGCCCCAACGCAACCACAGTGACCTTGCCAGGATAACAACTCGCTTGTTGGATGAGAAAATCAGCAGCGGACAGTTCAATTGGCTTTCCTTTTGGTGgaggaaaattttgatttcCAAGCCCATCCGTACCATGTACAAAATCAGCTATTCGGAGTTTtgtccctttcttcaaatgaaagaaaatgaatttgttgaatatgcaacaaaaaaaactcaatttgaTACTTATGCTTGTCGTATCATGAATGCCTAACATTGATTAAAGCTCTTCTGAGGCTCAAAACTGTAATCAGACGTGGCAGATAAATGatcttttgcatgaaaattttctaCAGTGGCCTGGAAAGGAGAGAACATAAGCCAGAGAATCTAGACTTTCTGCCATTGTCTGTTACAGTTTAGACAGCATACAGACAAAAATTTTACTTGCATTGACTTCCCACAAAACCCTACTcaaaaaggagaggaaaaaagagTTCAGATACCCAGGTTTGAAGAGTTATTCAAGTTTATTTGGAGGACCCGCTTATGGAGTTGAAAAGTTGTATCGAAAACTCACACCTATCTGAGTCGATGGGAGACCTTAATCGTTGAACTGATTGTGGGAAACGTGCCATTCCCATAAGCTTTGAAAAAACTTGATTGTTGGGTTGACAGGAATGACCAATCTCCAGAGGTTTCCCCAGGAAGCAGGAGCAATGAAAGCCAAAAGGGAGACAacaacacacacaaaaaaaaaaaaaaacattttgcAGCAAATTATCTGAAACATGAACCAAAATTGCAATTTGATTTACGGTTCATTGGCTTTTGTACCTAGCAAGGAGGAAAATTATGCTCTTCTTTGATAATCCCTTGACAAGAATCTAATTGAATGTTAATTCAGTTGAGCACGCAGAAGTTTACAGAAGATAAGCACGCCTCAATTAAGCTCTGAGAGCTTGCATGTCAAGCCTCAGTTAAGCTGGAAGAGATGTAGCAATACATACAGTGATTGTGACATGGGATCCTTCAGCAACTGGAATATCCGTCCTTCCCGCAATCTCTAACTGAATCATGACATGAACTAAAACGTGAATTTTGCCAGAAATGATAGTCACAATGAACTCTGCCTGCCACCGCCTCCCCCCAGCCCTTCTTCCCTCACCCCACAAAAGAAtacatgaagaaaaagaaaaaaaaaagtgaaaacacaAACGGGAAAAAGACATTCTTTTATCAGGAAAAACGAATCATATGATCCAAAAGCAAGGTGAAACAACCTATTAAATGTCAAAAATGAGATTCTTGAACCAGGTTGATGTAAATTAGAAATCAAGTGATAAAGCTTCCATACTCCAGCGACAATTAAGCATACTTAGAGCTTATGAGagctaagaaaaaaaaaaagatgtttgACGTGAAAACAGAGAAGGGATGAGATGGGGTACTGTAATTACCAAATGTAAAGCATTTCTGGTGGCAAGAGTGGTATAAACGTTGCCGTAGATGGTGGTGAGTCCAATGACCTCCACTTCCGGTGATTGCAGCGCCAAAAATATTGCCATGGCATCATCTGACAATCAAATTAATTCAATTCaagaaaaacaagattcaaAGTCCAGCATACTAGTGGCAGAAGAAACAAGGACTCCTAGTCCTATCTGTGACGGTGAAAATTTATTACCAATCCCAGGATCAGTATCTATGATGATCTTCTTGGGTTCTTCTAGCATGGTGGGCTGTACTCAGGTGATGAAAATTTCCGGATTCTTTAGTTGGACtagatgatgaagaagaaatgcgcTTGGTAGAACTGCCTGCGATTGATTACTTATTGGTTGACTTGCTGATTAGGTATTGGTTTATGCACATTAGTATATGACTCCATGATGATTATGGGATGCTTTTGTTCCGAGGAAATTGCAACTTTAGATCCTTAAAATTGGGGAGTTTTACTCCAACTACCcgactcgcgagctaacgagcttaatattttgagttCAAGTTCAAGCTCGACTTTAACTCAACCAACTTGAGCTCGAATCGAGCTGCTCGATTCGTTTACACACTTCAAGAAGTGCATTTCTAAGTACCGGTATGGTATGTAACATTCTTTAACCATTTGCCTTTTTAGGATTTATAGATCCAAAATAGCTGGACAAATAACTCTACATTTTATATAGGGTTAAATGCACTGAATCTTCCTCAACTTTGCCCCTAGTTGCAGTTTATGATCTTTTTAActcagttaaaaaaaaataacaagactatccttaaataaaaaaaattaactcaaatttaa
This Coffea arabica cultivar ET-39 chromosome 3e, Coffea Arabica ET-39 HiFi, whole genome shotgun sequence DNA region includes the following protein-coding sequences:
- the LOC113735213 gene encoding probable uridine nucleosidase 2 isoform X1 — translated: MLEEPKKIIIDTDPGIDDAMAIFLALQSPEVEVIGLTTIYGNVYTTLATRNALHLLEIAGRTDIPVAEGSHVTITKGTKLRIADFVHGTDGLGNQNFPPPKGKPIELSAADFLIQQASCYPGKVTVVALGPLTNIALAIQSDPHFVKNIQQIVVLGRAFAVNGNVNPAAEANIFGDPDAADVVFTSGADVLAVGINVTHQVFFTDADRDKLAESNGKYAQYLCKILDVYYSYHHDAYSTKGVYLHDPTALLAAVTPSLITYTEGVVRLQTTGITRGLTLFYNKQKRFGEVTEWSDKPSVKVAVTVDAPAVVNLVMERLTNS
- the LOC113735213 gene encoding probable uridine nucleosidase 2 isoform X2, with protein sequence MGMARFPQSVQRLRSPIDSDRWTKLRIADFVHGTDGLGNQNFPPPKGKPIELSAADFLIQQASCYPGKVTVVALGPLTNIALAIQSDPHFVKNIQQIVVLGRAFAVNGNVNPAAEANIFGDPDAADVVFTSGADVLAVGINVTHQVFFTDADRDKLAESNGKYAQYLCKILDVYYSYHHDAYSTKGVYLHDPTALLAAVTPSLITYTEGVVRLQTTGITRGLTLFYNKQKRFGEVTEWSDKPSVKVAVTVDAPAVVNLVMERLTNS